One Brevibacillus choshinensis genomic window carries:
- a CDS encoding DUF2800 domain-containing protein has protein sequence MTQAHAERAHALLSASGASRWINCPPSARLTEHIPDTRSEYANEGTAAHEFSEILLRRSLYPCNSKEREKLADTLEHFKATNQYYGPEMENAIQDYVDVVNERFMESKARSSDAVVLLEERLDYSEWVPDGYGTGDVVLISDGVLEIIDLKYGKGVPVSAVGNPQIRLYALGAWSAYSYLYDIQEIRMTIVHPRLDDISTDILQIEELVEWAESVVKPAAALAYAGEGEFKAGSHCRWCKVKATCRARADENLKALAYEFRDPSLMDNEEIGSILYITEQLKSWAKDVEEYAFEQAKRGNKIPQWKLVEGRSNRVITDKAAARLALEATGLETEKYLKPQELLGIGDLEKYIGKKELAAVLAGLVIKPPGKPVLVPESDKRPELNSIEEDFAGEDFDA, from the coding sequence ATGACACAAGCGCATGCAGAACGGGCTCATGCCCTTCTGAGTGCATCGGGGGCAAGCCGGTGGATCAATTGCCCCCCGAGCGCTCGGCTTACCGAACACATTCCGGATACACGGAGCGAGTATGCAAACGAAGGAACAGCAGCTCACGAGTTTTCAGAGATTCTGCTTCGGCGCAGCCTCTATCCCTGCAATTCGAAAGAACGGGAGAAGCTAGCCGATACGCTTGAACACTTCAAGGCAACAAATCAGTATTACGGGCCGGAAATGGAGAATGCAATCCAGGATTACGTGGACGTAGTAAATGAGCGCTTCATGGAATCCAAGGCGCGTTCAAGTGACGCGGTTGTACTGCTGGAAGAACGTCTGGATTATTCCGAATGGGTGCCAGATGGGTATGGGACTGGTGACGTTGTTCTGATCTCAGACGGCGTGCTGGAAATCATTGACTTGAAATACGGCAAGGGTGTGCCAGTCAGTGCGGTCGGCAACCCTCAGATTCGCCTGTACGCGCTTGGCGCGTGGTCGGCCTACAGCTATCTGTATGACATCCAGGAGATTCGAATGACAATCGTGCATCCGCGACTCGATGACATCAGCACTGACATTCTACAGATCGAAGAGCTGGTGGAGTGGGCTGAGTCAGTAGTCAAGCCTGCAGCTGCTTTGGCCTATGCAGGAGAGGGCGAGTTCAAGGCTGGAAGCCATTGCCGCTGGTGCAAAGTGAAAGCCACCTGCCGGGCTCGGGCAGATGAAAACTTGAAGGCTCTGGCTTACGAGTTCAGAGACCCATCACTCATGGATAACGAGGAGATCGGTTCGATTCTGTACATAACCGAACAACTCAAGTCGTGGGCAAAGGACGTGGAAGAGTATGCGTTTGAACAGGCAAAACGGGGGAATAAGATCCCGCAATGGAAATTGGTCGAAGGCCGGAGTAACCGGGTCATTACTGACAAAGCAGCTGCACGTCTCGCTCTGGAAGCTACGGGGCTGGAAACAGAGAAGTACCTCAAGCCGCAAGAATTACTCGGTATTGGGGATCTGGAAAAGTACATCGGGAAGAAAGAGCTGGCGGCTGTACTGGCTGGGCTGGTAATCAAGCCGCCTGGCAAGCCGGTTCTTGTTCCTGAATCGGACAAGCGTCCTGAGCTGAACAGCATCGAGGAGGATTTTGCGGGAGAGGATTTTGATGCCTGA
- a CDS encoding DNA polymerase encodes MTVLQIDLETYSSVDLKKSGVYRYVEAPDFEILLFGYAYDDDPVTVIDLTAFEDLPDKVMRDLTDPNITKTAFNANFERTAIARQFGIECDPLQWRCTAVHALALGLPGYLDGVAEVLKLPVKKDTKGKALIKFFSEPCKPTKVNGQRTRNYPHHDPEKWQQYIEYNRQDVVVEREARRKLERFPVPAHEWQLWALDQRINDRGVRLDPELVHQAIACDEQYEARLVQEARELTGLENPNSLAQVKEWLAERGLETPDGLSKEYMPALLDAAPDEETRRMLELRQEMSKTSVDKYNAMQRSICSDDRARGLLQFCGANRTWRWAGRLIQVQNLPQNKIEDLALARETLLSGDFDLLEMLFGAPPFVLSQLIRTAFVPSPGCKFVVSDFSAIEARVIAWLADEHWVLDVFRGHGKIYEATAANMFKVPFETIVKGHVNYQLRPKGKVATLACGYQGGPNALIQMGALKSGISEDELPALVKQWRKANPNIVKLWYAAEEAAVTAVREKTTVKLAHGVQYRYRAGVLFADLPSGRSLAYVNPRIKPDPNFDKDGLVFDGMDQVKKKWMSHRTYGGRLVENLVQAIARDCLAVSLTRLDAEGYEVVMHVHDEVVLDVMANDIERDLEKVSEIMSIPIDWAPGLPLNAAGFECDFYQKD; translated from the coding sequence ATGACCGTATTACAGATCGACCTTGAGACATACAGCAGCGTCGACTTGAAAAAGAGTGGCGTTTACCGATACGTCGAAGCACCCGACTTTGAAATTCTCCTCTTCGGTTACGCCTACGACGATGATCCTGTGACAGTGATTGACCTGACAGCATTTGAAGATTTACCGGATAAGGTCATGAGAGACCTGACTGACCCTAACATCACCAAGACAGCTTTCAATGCCAATTTCGAACGAACCGCAATCGCTCGGCAATTCGGTATTGAGTGCGATCCTCTCCAATGGCGATGCACAGCAGTCCATGCCCTTGCACTGGGATTGCCGGGATACTTGGATGGCGTGGCTGAGGTTCTGAAACTGCCTGTAAAGAAAGACACAAAGGGTAAGGCACTCATCAAATTTTTCAGTGAGCCTTGCAAACCTACGAAAGTGAATGGGCAGCGGACACGCAATTACCCGCACCACGATCCGGAGAAATGGCAGCAGTACATCGAGTACAACCGGCAGGACGTAGTCGTAGAACGGGAAGCGAGACGAAAGCTGGAGCGCTTTCCTGTACCGGCACATGAATGGCAGCTGTGGGCGCTGGATCAGCGTATCAACGATCGCGGCGTCCGGCTGGATCCGGAACTGGTGCATCAGGCGATTGCCTGCGACGAACAATACGAGGCGCGCCTCGTTCAAGAGGCGAGAGAGTTGACCGGATTAGAAAACCCCAACAGCTTGGCGCAGGTTAAAGAATGGCTTGCCGAGCGAGGACTGGAGACGCCTGACGGACTGTCCAAGGAGTACATGCCTGCATTACTCGACGCAGCACCGGATGAGGAAACTCGCCGGATGCTGGAGCTGAGGCAGGAAATGAGTAAGACCAGCGTCGACAAGTACAACGCCATGCAACGATCCATCTGCTCTGACGATCGGGCACGCGGGCTCCTGCAATTCTGCGGGGCAAACCGGACGTGGAGATGGGCTGGGAGGCTCATCCAGGTTCAGAACCTGCCGCAAAACAAGATCGAGGACTTGGCGCTTGCCAGGGAGACGCTGCTGAGTGGTGACTTTGATCTTCTGGAAATGCTGTTCGGCGCTCCACCGTTCGTGCTCTCCCAGCTGATCCGGACGGCGTTTGTTCCATCGCCCGGCTGCAAGTTTGTCGTAAGTGACTTCTCCGCGATCGAGGCCCGCGTTATCGCCTGGCTGGCAGACGAGCACTGGGTACTCGATGTATTCAGAGGCCACGGCAAGATCTATGAGGCTACAGCCGCAAACATGTTCAAAGTACCTTTCGAGACGATCGTGAAGGGGCATGTAAATTATCAACTACGGCCAAAAGGGAAAGTGGCCACTCTTGCATGTGGATACCAAGGTGGACCGAACGCTCTAATTCAAATGGGGGCGCTCAAAAGTGGCATTTCAGAGGACGAGCTCCCTGCACTGGTCAAACAGTGGCGAAAGGCAAATCCGAATATCGTCAAGCTGTGGTATGCCGCCGAGGAAGCAGCCGTTACCGCAGTAAGGGAGAAAACAACAGTCAAGCTGGCGCATGGCGTACAGTACCGGTATCGAGCCGGGGTGTTGTTTGCAGACCTGCCGAGTGGTCGGAGCCTTGCGTATGTGAATCCGCGAATCAAGCCAGATCCGAACTTCGATAAAGATGGACTCGTATTTGACGGCATGGATCAGGTGAAAAAGAAGTGGATGTCCCATCGAACATATGGTGGGCGTTTGGTGGAGAACCTGGTGCAGGCTATCGCACGGGACTGCCTGGCGGTGAGTCTCACGAGACTGGATGCTGAGGGTTACGAGGTCGTCATGCACGTACACGATGAGGTAGTGCTGGATGTTATGGCTAACGACATAGAGCGGGATCTCGAAAAGGTCTCTGAGATTATGAGTATCCCGATCGATTGGGCTCCGGGGCTGCCGCTGAATGCAGCTGGATTTGAATGTGATTTCTATCAAAAGGACTGA
- the sufD gene encoding Fe-S cluster assembly protein SufD — protein MSVDVQLRFDSEAITEYSKANQEPAWFLEKRLAGLKAAGELQLPALEKTKIDKWNTTEFDPFQTAAPVASASELSELVKAQIDADSVKNLLVQKNASSVFEAVSDELKSKGVIFTTFAKALVEHGDLVQKHLLNVVAYDEHKLTALHTAVVNGGVFLYVPKNVEVEVPLQVVFEVAGDHALLSPHVLIVAEANSKVTYVDTFVSGEGKNMVANSIVEVYVGAGASVQVASVRSLSTDVHDYSFRRATVDRDGKMEWILGEMNDGNTVANNTTILKGTGSIAETKSISVGTGTQRQNLTSQVQHIGTHSESDMVSKAVMTGEAVSILNGITKIEKGAEKANGVQAENILMLSEKSRGDANPILLIDEDDVKAGHAASVGRFSEESLYYLMSRGITRQNAERLIILGFLDPVVAEIPVEEVRNRLRQALERKLG, from the coding sequence ATGAGTGTGGATGTACAGCTCCGCTTCGACTCTGAAGCGATCACCGAGTACTCCAAAGCCAACCAGGAGCCTGCCTGGTTCCTGGAAAAGCGCCTCGCCGGCTTGAAAGCGGCGGGAGAGCTGCAACTGCCCGCTTTGGAGAAAACGAAAATTGATAAATGGAACACGACCGAATTTGATCCGTTCCAAACAGCAGCGCCAGTGGCGTCTGCGAGTGAACTGAGCGAATTGGTCAAAGCACAAATCGACGCCGACAGCGTGAAAAACCTGTTGGTGCAAAAGAACGCTTCTTCTGTTTTTGAAGCCGTTTCCGACGAGCTGAAGAGCAAGGGCGTCATTTTCACTACCTTTGCAAAAGCTCTAGTGGAGCATGGCGATCTGGTTCAAAAGCACTTGCTGAATGTCGTGGCTTATGACGAGCACAAGCTGACTGCTTTGCACACAGCAGTAGTGAATGGCGGCGTGTTCCTCTACGTGCCGAAAAATGTGGAAGTGGAAGTGCCGTTGCAAGTCGTCTTTGAAGTAGCTGGCGACCACGCGCTCCTTTCCCCACATGTTCTGATCGTAGCGGAAGCAAACAGCAAAGTGACTTACGTAGATACTTTTGTGTCCGGCGAAGGCAAGAATATGGTAGCAAACAGCATCGTGGAAGTGTACGTAGGAGCAGGCGCTTCCGTACAAGTCGCATCTGTGCGTTCCCTGTCCACGGATGTTCACGATTACAGCTTCCGACGCGCAACCGTAGATCGCGATGGAAAAATGGAGTGGATCCTGGGTGAAATGAACGACGGAAACACCGTTGCTAACAACACCACGATCCTCAAAGGAACCGGTTCGATTGCCGAGACCAAATCCATTTCCGTAGGTACGGGCACCCAACGCCAAAACCTGACTTCCCAAGTTCAGCACATCGGCACTCACTCCGAGTCTGACATGGTCAGCAAGGCCGTTATGACTGGAGAGGCCGTCAGCATTTTGAACGGTATCACCAAAATCGAAAAAGGCGCTGAAAAAGCAAACGGCGTACAGGCAGAGAACATCCTGATGCTGAGCGAAAAATCTCGCGGAGACGCCAACCCGATTCTTTTGATCGACGAGGACGACGTCAAAGCAGGTCACGCAGCTTCTGTAGGACGTTTCAGCGAAGAGTCTCTCTACTACCTGATGTCGCGCGGTATCACCCGCCAAAATGCGGAACGTCTGATCATTCTGGGCTTCCTCGATCCGGTTGTAGCTGAGATCCCGGTAGAAGAAGTGAGAAACAGGCTCCGCCAAGCGCTCGAAAGGAAGTTAGGCTAA
- a CDS encoding ImmA/IrrE family metallo-endopeptidase, which translates to MLYEALLAELDGQAVEVYEERMKQTIKGLYGENVIWINKSIPTTVEKACILAEELGHHFTTSGNIIDQQSIPNRKQEKLARSWAYNKLVPLSSIVQAHKKGIRNRHELAEYLGVTEDFLDSAINRYQEKHGISVSFGPYTICFEPLGVLEFFE; encoded by the coding sequence ATACTGTACGAAGCTCTATTAGCCGAATTAGATGGACAAGCAGTCGAAGTCTATGAAGAGAGAATGAAGCAAACAATCAAAGGTCTTTATGGAGAGAATGTAATTTGGATTAATAAAAGCATACCTACTACAGTGGAAAAAGCTTGCATCCTTGCAGAGGAATTAGGACATCACTTCACAACAAGTGGAAACATCATTGATCAACAGAGCATACCAAATCGCAAACAGGAAAAACTGGCAAGAAGCTGGGCGTATAATAAACTCGTACCGCTCTCCAGTATTGTCCAGGCCCATAAAAAAGGCATCCGCAATCGCCATGAACTGGCCGAATACCTCGGAGTGACTGAAGATTTCCTTGATTCTGCCATTAACCGATACCAAGAAAAGCACGGGATAAGTGTTTCGTTTGGGCCCTATACCATTTGCTTTGAGCCCTTGGGGGTATTGGAGTTTTTCGAGTAG
- a CDS encoding cysteine desulfurase — translation MNAKELRQYFPILHQEVNEHPLVYLDNGATSQKPIQVIEAMDKYYKAFNSNVHRGVHTLGNMATDAYEGAREKVRAFINAREAAEVVFTRGTTSAINTVAYGYARAVLKPGDEIVTTVVEHHANFIPWQQAAKATGATFKFIPLQEDGTVTLDAVRETVTDNTKLVAIHHISNVLGDTTPIKEIAKIAHEHGALLLVDGAQGAPHKKIDVQDLDCDFYAFSAHKMAGPTGVGVLYGKREVLERVEPMEFGGEMIDFVELYDSTWKELPWKFEGGTPIIAGAIGLGAAIDFLNEIGMENIERHEKHLVKYAMEQMREIEGLTIYGPQQDRSSLITFNLDTVHPHDLATVLDSYGIAVRAGHHCAQPLMRWLNCTATARASFYLYNTEEEVDVLVAGLKKTKEYFGNVFS, via the coding sequence ATGAACGCCAAGGAGCTTCGGCAATATTTTCCCATCCTGCACCAAGAGGTAAACGAGCATCCACTCGTGTATCTCGATAATGGAGCGACCTCGCAGAAGCCGATTCAGGTCATCGAGGCGATGGATAAATACTACAAGGCATTTAACTCCAACGTGCACCGCGGAGTTCACACCTTGGGCAATATGGCGACGGATGCGTACGAGGGAGCGCGCGAGAAGGTTCGCGCGTTCATAAACGCTCGTGAAGCTGCCGAGGTGGTATTTACTCGCGGGACAACGTCGGCGATTAATACCGTAGCGTACGGATATGCTCGCGCGGTTCTGAAGCCAGGCGATGAGATTGTGACCACAGTCGTGGAGCACCATGCCAATTTCATTCCATGGCAGCAGGCAGCCAAAGCGACCGGAGCTACCTTTAAGTTCATTCCGCTGCAGGAAGACGGCACTGTTACTCTCGATGCAGTGAGAGAAACGGTTACGGACAACACCAAACTCGTGGCGATTCACCATATTTCCAACGTCTTGGGGGATACTACTCCGATCAAGGAAATCGCCAAGATCGCTCATGAGCATGGTGCTCTTTTGCTGGTAGACGGAGCGCAGGGAGCTCCTCACAAAAAAATCGATGTCCAGGACCTGGATTGTGATTTTTACGCGTTTTCCGCTCACAAGATGGCCGGCCCGACTGGTGTCGGTGTGCTTTATGGAAAGCGTGAGGTGCTGGAGCGCGTCGAGCCAATGGAATTTGGCGGTGAAATGATCGACTTCGTGGAGCTGTACGATTCCACGTGGAAAGAGCTGCCTTGGAAGTTTGAAGGCGGTACTCCGATCATTGCCGGTGCGATTGGCCTCGGAGCTGCTATCGACTTCTTGAACGAGATCGGCATGGAAAATATCGAGCGTCATGAAAAGCACCTCGTGAAATATGCGATGGAGCAAATGCGCGAGATCGAAGGCTTAACGATTTACGGCCCGCAGCAGGACCGCAGCAGTCTAATAACATTCAATCTGGATACGGTACACCCGCATGACCTGGCTACGGTTCTGGACAGCTACGGAATCGCAGTACGTGCCGGTCATCACTGCGCGCAGCCGCTGATGCGTTGGTTGAATTGCACGGCTACCGCACGGGCAAGCTTCTACCTGTACAATACGGAAGAAGAAGTCGATGTACTGGTAGCAGGATTGAAGAAGACGAAGGAGTATTTCGGCAATGTCTTCTCTTGA
- a CDS encoding DUF771 domain-containing protein codes for MLSVSVNESEVRDLCNQKIAELIKEVDTEYVFWDTAELKKRTCMSWNTIQDTFFYDPRFVKRKVGSKWYFPAREARAFLEQWLREQAQ; via the coding sequence ATGCTCTCCGTTAGTGTAAACGAATCGGAAGTACGCGATCTCTGCAACCAAAAGATAGCCGAGCTGATAAAGGAAGTTGACACCGAATACGTTTTTTGGGACACAGCAGAATTGAAAAAACGGACCTGCATGAGCTGGAATACTATCCAAGATACTTTCTTCTACGATCCGAGGTTCGTTAAACGAAAAGTCGGTAGTAAATGGTATTTCCCAGCCAGGGAAGCACGAGCCTTCCTTGAGCAATGGCTCCGTGAGCAGGCCCAGTGA
- a CDS encoding site-specific integrase: MAYYRKRGDKWEYRIKYADRQTGKTKEKTKGGFRTKKEAQLAAAEEEAKINHFGFAENGNERVDNFFEDWLEVYKRPNVKPITYSVQERNVRLNILPRWGNYRLKDITRTEYQKWINELRDHYSEGTVRRIHSIMSTAMVDAVHEFNIIRENPIQKIKIPKDNEKVDKISYFTMEQLESFLNAVKTPMKHAKYQASIQYYALFTLLARTGLRIGEALALTWDDIDFEEKTLSIEKTLVYPLNSTPYLSTPKSKKSARTIRLDDATVKLMKRHRINQKEVCLMYENYKPSQDNVIFHQHDGRWLRTNVVREYFKEVCKRANLPVLSPHALRHTHAVHLLEAGANIKYVSERLGHASVKVTADTYLHVTKKIEDESLSLYERYVKI; this comes from the coding sequence ATGGCGTATTACCGAAAACGTGGCGATAAGTGGGAGTACCGAATCAAATATGCAGATCGTCAAACCGGTAAAACAAAAGAAAAAACTAAAGGTGGCTTCCGAACAAAAAAGGAGGCACAGCTGGCAGCTGCGGAAGAAGAGGCCAAGATCAACCACTTTGGCTTTGCAGAGAACGGCAATGAACGAGTAGACAATTTTTTCGAGGATTGGCTGGAGGTGTATAAAAGGCCCAATGTAAAGCCCATCACCTATTCAGTCCAGGAGAGAAACGTCCGGTTAAACATCCTCCCGCGATGGGGGAATTACCGGTTAAAAGATATCACGCGAACCGAGTACCAGAAATGGATTAATGAGCTGCGTGACCATTATAGCGAGGGAACCGTTCGACGCATTCACAGTATCATGAGCACGGCTATGGTAGACGCGGTTCATGAATTCAACATCATTCGGGAGAACCCTATCCAAAAAATCAAGATACCAAAAGACAATGAAAAAGTGGACAAAATCAGTTACTTCACAATGGAACAGCTCGAATCATTTTTAAACGCCGTGAAGACTCCTATGAAACATGCCAAGTATCAGGCATCAATTCAATACTATGCCCTATTCACGTTACTGGCGCGGACCGGGTTGCGGATCGGTGAAGCCCTAGCGCTTACATGGGACGATATTGACTTTGAAGAGAAGACACTTTCGATTGAGAAAACACTGGTCTATCCATTAAACTCGACGCCTTACCTGTCGACTCCAAAATCGAAAAAAAGTGCTCGAACCATCAGGTTAGACGATGCAACAGTGAAACTCATGAAACGCCACAGAATCAATCAAAAAGAAGTTTGCTTGATGTATGAGAACTACAAGCCATCGCAGGATAACGTCATATTCCATCAACACGATGGTCGCTGGCTGCGGACCAATGTTGTACGCGAATACTTCAAAGAGGTTTGTAAACGTGCTAATCTCCCCGTACTCTCCCCTCACGCCCTCCGGCATACCCATGCCGTCCATTTACTTGAAGCCGGTGCAAATATAAAATACGTGTCCGAGCGACTTGGGCACGCGAGCGTCAAAGTCACTGCAGACACGTATTTACATGTTACCAAGAAAATTGAGGACGAATCCCTATCCCTTTACGAGAGATACGTCAAAATTTAG
- the sufB gene encoding Fe-S cluster assembly protein SufB, with protein MAKKAPEIQDYQYGFHDKDVSVFRTKKGLTREIVEEISRIKDEPEWMLEFRLKSLDIFNSIPMPKWGGDLDSLDFDSITYYVKPSEKQGRSWDEVPEEIKATFDKLGIPEAEQKFLAGVSAQYESEVVYHNMQEDLEKLGVLFCDMDSAVKLYPDIVKEYFATVIPPADNKFSALNSAVWSGGSFIYVPKGVKVDTPLQAYFRINSENMGQFERTLIIADEDSFVHYVEGCTAPIYSTDSLHSAVVEIIVKERARCRYTTIQNWSNNVYNLVTKRAVAYADANMEWIDGNIGSKLTMKYPAVIMKGPRAKGTVLSIAVAGKGQHQDAGAKMIHLAPDCTSTIISKSISRDGGKVTYRGLSQFGRKSEGSKSNIKCDTLILDKLSTSDTIPYNEIMNDNITLEHEATVSKVSEDQLFYLMSRGLSEAEATEMIVMGFIEPFTKELPMEYAVEMNRLIKFEMEGSIG; from the coding sequence ATGGCTAAAAAAGCCCCTGAAATACAGGATTACCAATACGGTTTTCACGATAAGGACGTTTCCGTATTCCGTACGAAAAAGGGTCTGACTCGCGAAATCGTCGAAGAAATTTCGCGCATCAAGGACGAGCCGGAATGGATGCTGGAGTTTCGCTTGAAATCTCTGGACATCTTCAACAGCATTCCCATGCCAAAATGGGGCGGCGATCTGGATTCCCTCGACTTTGACAGCATTACCTACTACGTAAAGCCGTCTGAGAAGCAAGGACGCAGCTGGGATGAAGTGCCAGAGGAAATCAAGGCCACTTTTGACAAGCTGGGTATTCCAGAAGCCGAGCAAAAATTCCTCGCGGGTGTATCCGCTCAGTACGAGTCTGAGGTTGTATACCACAACATGCAGGAAGACCTCGAAAAACTGGGCGTTCTTTTCTGCGACATGGATTCCGCAGTGAAGCTGTACCCAGACATCGTGAAGGAATACTTCGCGACCGTCATTCCTCCGGCAGACAACAAATTCTCTGCCCTGAACTCGGCAGTATGGTCAGGTGGTTCCTTCATTTACGTACCAAAAGGCGTAAAAGTGGACACTCCGCTGCAAGCATACTTCCGCATCAACTCGGAGAACATGGGTCAATTCGAGCGTACCCTGATCATCGCGGATGAAGATTCCTTCGTTCACTATGTAGAAGGCTGTACAGCTCCGATCTACAGCACGGACTCCCTGCACTCCGCTGTTGTAGAAATCATCGTGAAAGAACGCGCTCGCTGCCGTTACACCACGATCCAAAACTGGTCCAACAACGTATACAACCTCGTTACCAAACGTGCGGTTGCTTACGCGGATGCGAACATGGAATGGATCGACGGTAACATCGGCTCCAAGCTGACGATGAAATACCCGGCTGTTATCATGAAAGGCCCACGTGCAAAAGGTACCGTTCTCTCCATTGCGGTAGCAGGGAAAGGACAGCACCAGGACGCAGGTGCGAAAATGATTCACCTGGCTCCCGATTGCACGTCGACCATCATTTCCAAGTCCATCTCCCGTGATGGCGGTAAAGTAACGTATCGCGGTCTTTCGCAGTTTGGACGCAAGTCGGAAGGCTCCAAGTCCAACATCAAATGCGATACGCTGATTCTCGATAAACTGTCCACGTCCGACACGATCCCGTACAACGAGATCATGAACGACAACATCACGCTCGAGCATGAAGCGACTGTTTCCAAAGTATCCGAGGATCAACTGTTCTACCTGATGAGCCGCGGCCTTTCCGAAGCAGAAGCGACTGAGATGATCGTAATGGGCTTCATCGAGCCGTTCACAAAAGAACTGCCGATGGAATACGCGGTAGAGATGAACCGCCTGATCAAGTTCGAGATGGAGGGAAGTATCGGTTAA
- the sufU gene encoding Fe-S cluster assembly sulfur transfer protein SufU, translating to MSSLDDLYRRVIMDHYQKPRNRGKLEESDGLIVNLNNPTCGDSISLSLKVEEGKVVDAKFMGEGCSISMSSASMMTDAVKGKPVEEALELAHKFSDLMQGKEIDDSIDLGDIEALSGVAKFPARIKCATLAWKALEQGIKQAEQE from the coding sequence ATGTCTTCTCTTGATGATCTATACCGCCGCGTCATTATGGACCACTACCAGAAACCGCGCAACCGCGGCAAGCTGGAAGAATCCGACGGACTCATTGTCAATCTAAACAACCCGACCTGTGGCGACAGCATCTCGCTCTCCTTGAAAGTGGAGGAGGGCAAGGTGGTGGACGCGAAATTCATGGGCGAAGGCTGCTCGATCAGCATGTCCTCCGCTTCGATGATGACGGATGCTGTAAAAGGCAAGCCAGTGGAAGAAGCGCTTGAGCTGGCCCACAAGTTTTCCGATTTGATGCAGGGCAAGGAGATCGACGATTCGATCGATCTCGGCGATATCGAGGCATTGTCGGGTGTCGCGAAGTTCCCTGCTCGAATCAAATGCGCGACGCTTGCCTGGAAAGCGCTGGAACAAGGCATCAAACAGGCCGAGCAAGAATAG
- a CDS encoding XRE family transcriptional regulator: MRYKNLRAEMARQTITVGELAKLLGVRYATVSDKLNGRSRFFYDEASHIRRKFFPKCSLEYLFEQTDEQAEVENYALR; this comes from the coding sequence GTGAGATATAAAAATCTGCGTGCAGAAATGGCAAGGCAAACCATTACCGTTGGCGAGTTAGCTAAATTGCTGGGGGTTCGTTACGCGACAGTGAGTGACAAGTTAAACGGCAGATCCCGCTTCTTCTACGACGAGGCATCGCATATTAGAAGGAAGTTTTTCCCAAAGTGCTCTTTAGAATATTTGTTTGAGCAGACCGATGAACAGGCCGAGGTGGAAAACTATGCTCTCCGTTAG
- a CDS encoding DUF2815 family protein: protein MPEQWGIWSNWSKQWCFGIAEPSKSQARKKLFEKIGKDAYKWRFEAKKIKPTQRSRSIMATEITTKMVTGKVRLSYANIWEPKENDQGQLKYSCALLIPKEDKETLRKIKAIVDALKAEAVAKYKKLPSNFKLPLHDGDEDKPDDPNYAGHYFLNAYANNQPGIAKPIGKGADGKTKFQEITDSTEVYSGCYCKVSINFYLYDNKSKGIGVGLNNIVKVQDGESLAGRSSVNDDFGDEDFDVYDDGDDEDFLS, encoded by the coding sequence ATGCCTGAGCAATGGGGCATATGGAGTAATTGGTCGAAGCAATGGTGCTTCGGAATTGCAGAGCCTTCGAAGAGCCAGGCGCGGAAAAAGCTTTTCGAAAAAATCGGCAAAGACGCCTACAAATGGCGGTTTGAAGCCAAGAAAATAAAACCCACTCAGAGGAGTAGATCGATTATGGCAACTGAAATCACAACGAAAATGGTAACTGGGAAAGTTCGACTTTCCTACGCAAATATCTGGGAGCCGAAAGAGAACGACCAAGGTCAGTTGAAATACAGCTGCGCTCTTCTGATTCCGAAAGAGGATAAGGAAACGCTTCGCAAAATCAAAGCGATCGTCGACGCACTCAAGGCTGAAGCAGTAGCGAAATACAAGAAACTACCTTCCAATTTTAAACTGCCTTTGCACGATGGGGACGAGGACAAACCTGATGACCCGAACTATGCCGGCCACTACTTCTTGAATGCTTACGCGAATAATCAGCCTGGTATCGCGAAGCCGATCGGCAAAGGGGCAGACGGGAAGACAAAGTTCCAGGAGATTACCGACTCGACGGAAGTCTACTCTGGTTGCTATTGCAAAGTCTCGATTAACTTCTACCTCTACGACAACAAAAGTAAGGGGATCGGTGTTGGCCTTAATAACATCGTAAAAGTACAAGACGGCGAATCCCTCGCAGGCCGTTCGAGTGTGAATGACGACTTCGGGGATGAAGATTTTGATGTTTACGACGATGGTGACGATGAGGACTTTTTAAGCTAA